A stretch of DNA from Staphylococcus sp. KG4-3:
GGCTATTGAAGCAGGTGCAAAATACGGTATGATGGCCCCTGACGAAACTACATTTGATTATGTTAAAGGACGTCCATATTCTACTAACTTTGAATATGATGTTGATTCTTGGCGTGAACTCTATACAGATGAAGACGCTGAATTTGATAGAGTCATTGAAATGGATGTATCTGATTTAGAACCTCAAGTTACATGGGGGACAAGCCCAGAAATGGGAGTTGGTTTCCATACACCTTTCCCTGAAATAAAGAATGTTAACGATGAGCGTGCTTATAATTATATGGGTCTTGAACCTGGTCAAAAAGCTGAAGATATTAATCTAGGTTATGTATTCTTAGGTTCATGTACAAATGCTCGTCTTTCTGACTTGGTTGAAGCTAGTCATATCGTAAAAGGAAATAAAGTACATCCAAATATTACAGCTATTGTGGTTCCAGGATCACGTACTGTAAAAATCGAAGCAGAAAAATTGGGTCTTGATAAAATTTTTAAAGAAGCAGGATTTGATTGGCGTGAACCTGGTTGTTCAATGTGTCTAGGTATGAACCCTGATCAAGTACCTGACGGCGTACATTGTGCATCAACTAGTAACCGAAACTTTGAAGGTCGTCAAGGTAAAGGTGCACGAACACACCTAGTTTCCCCTGCTATGGCAGCAGCTGCAGCAATTAACGGAAAATTTGTAGATGTAAGAAAGGTGGTTGTCTGATATGGAAATTAAACCTATTACTACTTATACAGGTAAAGTAGTTCCATTATTCCATGATAATATTGATACCGATCAAATTATACCTAAAGCACATTTGAAACGCATATCAAAATCAGGTTTCGGTCCTTTTGCATTTGATGAGTGGCGCTACCTAGATGATGGATCAGATAATCCAGACTTTAATCCAAATAAGCCTGAATATAAAGGGGCTTCAATCTTAATTACTGGTGAAAACTTTGGTTGTGGTTCAAGTCGTGAACACGCCGCTTGGGCCCTTAAAGATTATGGTTTTGATATTATTATTGCTGGTAGTTATAGTGATATATTTTATATGAATTGCACTAAAAATGCTATGTTACCAATAGTTTTAGATGAAAATACAAGAAAATATCTTGCACAAGCAAGTAAAATTACTGTAGATTTACCAAATCAAACAGTTTCTACATTAGACAAATCTTTTGATTTTGAAATCGATGAAACTTGGAAAAATAAGCTCGTTAATGGACTTGATGATATTGCATTGACTTTACAATACGAGGATGCAATTAAAGCCTATGAAACAGCAAAAACGTATTAAATAATTACTAAATTAATAAGTAAAGGTGTGAAATCATATGACTGTAAAAACTACTGTGTCTTCTAAAGATATCGATGAAGCTTATTTACAATTAAAAGATATTGCTAAAGAGACACCATTACAAAAAGATCATTATTTATCTCATAAATATGATTGTAATGTTTATCTTAAGCGTGAGGATTTACAATGGGTAAGGTCATTTAAACTTAGAGGTGCATATAACGCAATTATAGCGCTAAATGAAATTGATCGCCAAAACGGCATTACATGTGCTAGTGCTGGTAATCACGCTCAGGGTGTAGCATATACTGCTAGTAAGTTGAATTTAAATGCAGTGATTTTTATGCCAGTAACTACCCCATTACAAAAAATTAATCAAGTAAAATTCTTTGGTGGCAGTAATACTGAAGTAGTTTTAACTGGAGATACATTTGATGATTGCTTAAAAGAAGCTCTTGTTTACACAGAAGAAAATAACATGAACTTTATTGATCCTTTCAATAATATTTTTACAATTGCTGGACAAGGGACACTAGCAAAAGAAATACTTGAACAATCAAAAGAAGACGATATTCAATTTGATTATTTATTCGCTGCAATCGGTGGTGGCGGTTTAATTTCAGGCGTAGGTACTTACTTTAAAGAGCATGCTCCTGAGACTTCAATTATTGGTGTAGAACCTGCTGGTGCAAGTAGTATGTATGCCTCAGTAGTTTTAGAAAAACAAATTGTCACATTACCTGATATAGATAAATTTGTTGATGGCGCATCTGTAGCACGTGTTGGTCAAATCACATTTGATATTTGCAGAAATGTAGTTGATGACTATGTTCAAGTACATGAAGGTGCTGTTTGTTCCACTATTTTAGATATGTACTCAAAACAAGCCATTGTTGCAGAACCTGCTGGTGCGTTAAGCGTCGCAGCGCTTGATCAATATCAAGCAGAAATCAAAGGTAAGACAGTTGTATGTGTAGTTAGCGGTGGTAATAATGATATTAATCGAATGAAAGAAATTGAAGAACGTTCCTTATTATTCGAAGAAATGAAACATTATTTTATTTTAAATTTCCCACAACGCCCTGGTGCATTAAGAGAATTTGTTAATGAAGTCCTTGGACCTAAAGATGATATAACCAAATTTGAATATCTAAAAAAATCTTCTCAAAATACAGGCACAGTAATCATAGGTATTCAATTAAATAATCACAAAGACTTAGATAACTTAAAAGCAAATGTAGATGAGTTTGATAATTCTAATATTTATATTAATGAAAATAAAATGCTTTATTCCTTACTAATTTAGTTATGCATACTAAAAGAATTTCATTGTTTATATAAAAAATAAATTTTTCTATACCTTCTTATACAATGATTATATGTATATTATGGCCGAGGCATATTAAATATATGTTTCGGTTTTTTTATCAAGTCCTATTTTAAATTCTAACTTTATATTTATTAAGGTAAATTTGCGACTCTCTCATCAGCTTATATTTCATTGTATTAGTGGGACTTATGCATGAGCTTTTGCTCATGTACTCCGTCTAAAACCACCGACAATTACTCTCAGTTGAAGTTAAGCTCTTTGCGCATAAAAAAAAGACCCTATTGGGTCTTTAATTGCCTGGCAACGTCCTACTCTTGCGGAACGTAAGTCTGCTACCTTCGGCGCTAAAGACCTTTCTTGCCGTGAGACAAGCGCTCGCATCTTTCCTCACTTGCACGCTCTCCTTACTCACTTACCACTCGTAAGCTCGTTTCGTCGCTCATTTAGTTCGTCAGCTTCTATAGTCCCACTTTTTAAATTCTAACTTCTAAATTTATTAAGATAGACTCGTAAATCTCTTACTATGTTATATTTCATTGTATTAGTGGGACTTATGCATGAGCTTTTGCTCATGTACTCCGTCTAAAACCACCGACAATTACTCTCAGTTGAAGTTAAGCTTTTTGCGCATAAAAAAAAGACCCTATTGGGTCTTTAATTGCCTGGCAACGTCCTACTCTTGCGGAACGTAAGTCCGACTACCATCGGCGCTAAAGAGCTTAACTTCTGTGTTCGGCATGGGAACAGGTGTGACCTCTTTGCCATTGTCACCAGACAATGAAATGTATGAAATTATACATTCAAAACTAGATAGTAAGTAAAATATGATTTAACCAAAACAAAACAATTTAAAATTTGATTAAGTCTTCGATCGATTAGTATTCGTCAGCTCCACATATCGCTATGCTTCCACCTCGAACCTATTAACCTCATCATCTTTGAGGGATCTTATAACCGAAGTTGGGAAATCTCATCTTGAGGGGGGCTTCATGCTTAGATGCTTTCAGCACTTATCCCGTCCATACATAGCTACCCAGCGATGCCGTTGGCACGACAACTGGTACACCAGAGGTATGTCCATCCCGGTCCTCTCGTACTAAGGACAGCTCCTCTCAAATTTCCTACGCCCACGACGGATAGGGACCGAACTGTCTCACGACGTTCTGAACCCAGCTCGCGTACCGCTTTAATGGGCGAACAGCCCAACCCTTGGGACCGACTACAGCCCCAGGATGCGATGAGCCGACATCGAGGTGCCAAACCTCCCCGTCGATGTGAACTCTTGGGGGAGATAAGCCTGTTATCCCCGGGGTAGCTTTTATCCGTTGAGCGATGGCCCTTCCATGCGGAACCACCGGATCACTAAGTCCGTCTTTCGACCCTGCTCGACTTGTAAGTCTCGCAGTCAAGCTTCCTTATGCCTTTACACTCTATGAATGATTTCCAACCATTCTGAGGAAACCTTTGAGCGCCTCCGTTACTCTTTAGGAGGCGACCGCCCCAGTCAAACTGCCCATCTGACACTGTCTCCCACCATGATAAATGGTGCGGGTTAGAAATCCAACACAGCGAGGGTAGTATCCCACCAACGCCTCCACGTAAGCTAGCGCTCACGTATCTCAGGCTCCTACCTATCCTGTACAAGCTGTGCCGAATTTCAATATCAGACTACAGTAAAGCTCCACGGGGTCTTTCCGTCCTGTCGCGGGTAACCTGCATCTTCACAGGTACTATGATTTCACCGAGTCTCTCGTTGAGACAGTGCCCAAATCGTTACGCCTTTCGTGCGGGTCGGAACTTACCCGACAAGGAATTTCGCTACCTTAGGACCGTTATAGTTACGGCCGCCGTTTACTGGGGCTTCGATTCGTAGCTTCGCAGAAGCTAACCACTCCTCTTAACCTTCCAGCACCGGGCAGGCGTCAGCCCCTATACATCACCTTACGGTTTAGCAGAGACCTGTGTTTTTGATAAACAGTCGCTTGGGCCTATTCACTGCGGCTCTCCTGGGCGTTAACCCTAAAGAGCACCCCTTCTCCCGAAGTTACGGGGTCATTTTGCCGAGTTCCTTAACGAGAGTTCGCTCGCTCACCTTAGAATTCTCATCTTGACTACCTGTGTCGGTTTGCGGTACGGGCACCACAATTCTAGCTAGAGGCTTTTCTCGGCAGTGTGAAATCAACGACTCGAGGAAACAATTTCCTCTCCCCATCACAGCTTGACCTTAAGAGTGCCGGATTTGCCTAACACTCAGTCTTACTGCTTGGACGTACAATCCAATAGTACGCTTCGCCTATCCTACTGCGTCCCCCCATCGCTTAAAACGGATTATGGTGGTACAGGAATATCAACCTGTTATCCATCGCCTACGCCTATCGGCCTCAGCTTAGGACCCGACTAACCCAGAGCGGACGAGCCTTCCTCTGGAAACCTTAGTCAATCGGTGGACGGGATTCTCACCCGTCTTTCGCTACTCACACCGGCATTCTCACTTCTAAGCGCTCCACATGTCCTTGCGATCATGCTTCAACGCCCTTAGAACGCTCTCCTACCATTGTCCTTACGGACAATCCACAGCTTCGGTAATATGTTTAGCCCCGGTACATTTTCGGCGCAGTGTCACTCGACTAGTGAGCTATTACGCACTCTTTAAATGATGGCTGCTTCTAAGCCAACATCCTAGTTGTCTGGGCAACGCCACATCCTTTTCCACTTAACATATATTTTGGGACCTTAGCTGGTGGTCTGGGCTGTTTCCCTTTCGAACACGGACCTTATCACCCGCGTTCTAACTCCCAAGTTAAATTGATTGGCATTCGGAGTTTGTCTGAATTCGGTAACCCGATAAGGGCCCCTCGTCCAAACAGTGCTCTACCTCCAATAATCATCACTTGAGGCTAGCCCTAAAGCTATTTCGGAGAGAACCAGCTATCTCCAGGTTCGATTGGAATTTCTCCGCTACCCACAACTCATCCGCTCACTTTTCAACGTAAGTCGGTTCGGTCCTCCATTCAGTGTTACCTGAACTTCAACCTGGTCATGGGTAGATCACCTGGTTTCGGGTCTACGACCAAATACTCAACGCCCTATTCAGACTCGCTTTCGCTACGGCTCCACATTCACTGCTTAACCTTGCATCAAATCGTAACTCGCCGGTTCATTCTACAAAAGGCACGCCATCACCCATTAACGGGCTCTGACTACTTGTAAGCACACGGTTTCAAGTTCTATTTCACTCCCCTTCCGGGGTACTTTTCACCTTTCCCTCACGGTACTGGTTCACTATCGGTCACTAGAGAGTATTTAGCCTTGGGAGATGGTCCTCCCGGATTCCGACGGAATTTCTCGTGTTCCGTCGTACTCAGGATCCACTCAAGAGTGAATAAACTTTCGACTACAGGATTATTACCTTCTTTGATTCA
This window harbors:
- the ilvA gene encoding threonine ammonia-lyase IlvA — encoded protein: MTVKTTVSSKDIDEAYLQLKDIAKETPLQKDHYLSHKYDCNVYLKREDLQWVRSFKLRGAYNAIIALNEIDRQNGITCASAGNHAQGVAYTASKLNLNAVIFMPVTTPLQKINQVKFFGGSNTEVVLTGDTFDDCLKEALVYTEENNMNFIDPFNNIFTIAGQGTLAKEILEQSKEDDIQFDYLFAAIGGGGLISGVGTYFKEHAPETSIIGVEPAGASSMYASVVLEKQIVTLPDIDKFVDGASVARVGQITFDICRNVVDDYVQVHEGAVCSTILDMYSKQAIVAEPAGALSVAALDQYQAEIKGKTVVCVVSGGNNDINRMKEIEERSLLFEEMKHYFILNFPQRPGALREFVNEVLGPKDDITKFEYLKKSSQNTGTVIIGIQLNNHKDLDNLKANVDEFDNSNIYINENKMLYSLLI
- the leuD gene encoding 3-isopropylmalate dehydratase small subunit, translated to MEIKPITTYTGKVVPLFHDNIDTDQIIPKAHLKRISKSGFGPFAFDEWRYLDDGSDNPDFNPNKPEYKGASILITGENFGCGSSREHAAWALKDYGFDIIIAGSYSDIFYMNCTKNAMLPIVLDENTRKYLAQASKITVDLPNQTVSTLDKSFDFEIDETWKNKLVNGLDDIALTLQYEDAIKAYETAKTY
- the leuC gene encoding 3-isopropylmalate dehydratase large subunit → MGKTLFDKVWNKHVLTGKEGDPQLLYIDLHLIHEVTSPQAFEGLRINNRQLRRPDLTYATLDHNVPTVDIFNIKDEIANKQITTLQNNAKAFGVHIFDMGSDEQGIVHMVGPETGLTQPGKTIVCGDSHTATHGAFGAIAFGIGTSEVEHVFATQSLWQTKPKNLKIEVTGQLPTGVYAKDIILYLINQYGVDFGTGYALEFAGETIQNLSMEARMTICNMAIEAGAKYGMMAPDETTFDYVKGRPYSTNFEYDVDSWRELYTDEDAEFDRVIEMDVSDLEPQVTWGTSPEMGVGFHTPFPEIKNVNDERAYNYMGLEPGQKAEDINLGYVFLGSCTNARLSDLVEASHIVKGNKVHPNITAIVVPGSRTVKIEAEKLGLDKIFKEAGFDWREPGCSMCLGMNPDQVPDGVHCASTSNRNFEGRQGKGARTHLVSPAMAAAAAINGKFVDVRKVVV